TCACATGCCCGGTCGCACGATGACCGCGATGACGATGATCAGCAGCAGGATCGTGGGGACCTCATTGATCCAGCGGCACGCGGTCTCGCTGAGCACGTACTCGCCCTTGAGAAACTTCTTGCGCGTCCACGAGGCGAGTCCGTGATAGCCGAGCAGGAAAAAGACGGCACCGAGCTTGGCGTGCATCCACGGCATCTTCAGCAGCGACGGGTTCATCACCAGCATCGCGGTGCCCGCGCCGAGGGCCACGACCATGGCCGGCGTCATGATGGCGCGAATGAGTCGCCGCTCCATGACCTCGAGCGTGGCGGTCACGGCCGGCTCGCTCCGCTTCTGCACGTGGTACACGTACAGGCGGAAAATGTAGAACAGCCCGGCGTACCAGGCGATAACCGCGATGACGTGTAGTGCTTTGATCGAGAGGTAGCCTGTTCCGTTCACGAAGCCCCGTTCCTGCGTAAATGTTGCGTACCGGCAGAGAGGATAGCATATCGCGACACATCCTGCACGCTCCGAGGGTGCGTTCTGTCGCCGCGCGTGCGTGCCCTATTGGCGTACGCGACGAAGCCGTTCGAGCTCGGCGTCAATCTCGGATGGTAAAAGCAGATTGTCGGCGATCCCGGCGATTTCCTCGGCCTCGCGCCACCGCGCCTCAAGTGCGGCCAGCTCGCCGTCGAGGGCGCGACGCTCGTCGTCCTCGTGGAGGCTCATTTCGAGGGCGAGGCGATACGCGCCGGGGAGTCGACCCAACGTCAGTACGGGGAGCTTCATGTATGATCGCCCTTCGCGATCTTCGGCCGTGAGGAGCGACTTTGCCAGGTTCCCACGCGCGCTCGCCACCTCGACGGCCGCGGACACGGTCTTCGCGCTGTCGCCCTGATAGTTCACGGTGGGAAGAAGCTGAGCGATAGCGCGGCGGGCGCTGTCCCCTTGGAGATTCCTGTAGGCAAAGCCCGTATCCGAATTCGCCTGCCGATGCGCGAGGCGCAGGGTCCAGGCATCGTCTTCGCGATTCACCAGCTCGGAGCGACTGGCATCCCACGCCGAAAGCGACCACAGCATGCCATCATCGTCGCGGACACGCAGGCACACGCGGCGCGCACGGCGGTACATGCTAAGGTGCTGCGTGGCTGTCGATGCGAGCAGGGCGGTCGAAACACCGGCAGTCAGCGACGGTGCGGCACCGATCGCAAAGAGTGCCAGGTGTCCCAATCCGATCACCAGCGGTGGGGCAGCCAATAGCATGGTACGCTGATATCGCTTCCTGAATACGCCGCCATATCGCCACGCCGCGAATTCGGGGAGCATCGGCTTACCGATGCGCACGAGCTCCGTGCCCTCCTGCAATCGGGCGAGGCCGATATGCTCGGTCGCAGACCGCAGCTTCGTGTCGCGATACGCGCGCTCGGCCTCGTCGATCGCCTCCCAGCGACTCTCGAGCGGCGAGAGGTTCCAGCGTGCGCACGTGGGGCAAATAACCCAGAGCCGTCCCTTGGCGGCGTCGAAGGCGAGCC
This region of Gemmatimonas groenlandica genomic DNA includes:
- the hemJ gene encoding protoporphyrinogen oxidase HemJ yields the protein MNGTGYLSIKALHVIAVIAWYAGLFYIFRLYVYHVQKRSEPAVTATLEVMERRLIRAIMTPAMVVALGAGTAMLVMNPSLLKMPWMHAKLGAVFFLLGYHGLASWTRKKFLKGEYVLSETACRWINEVPTILLLIIVIAVIVRPGM